A genome region from Bufo gargarizans isolate SCDJY-AF-19 chromosome 2, ASM1485885v1, whole genome shotgun sequence includes the following:
- the BRD8 gene encoding bromodomain-containing protein 8 isoform X2 — translation MATGTGKHKLLNIGPTEPWSIREKLCLASSVMRSGDQNWVSVSRAIKPFAEPGRPPDWFSQKHCASQYSELLETTETPKRKRGERGEVVETVEDVIVRKLTAERIEELKKLIKETQEKYRKLKKEAELIQSGHMDSKLEELWNDIVAKKKQEEEEAEMKKKATDAAYQARQAAKNIPRRSSSTIGRSSVGSSSPGAEFGLGDLTPNSTEEGNMGVSVGSLPNTPVSSFIGIPDTPPPPTPLESPLTPVMDDSPQKKMVGQKATPPPSPLLSELLKKGSVLPTSPRLISESDMTLGTNNITGSSVLMDVGLLPSLHGGELHPIAGTIPASPAASGAPTLSRLLEAGPAHFTAPLASFSAATSELPSKSLLTPVESQATIIMMSALPMTAAVPGTQQEDSENASDPHTVTVSMDSSDISMIIDSINKECLGTGDSSAQSKDESSDSKGDLDLAEKMDIAVSYTGEELDFETVGDIIAIIEDKVDDHPEVLDVAAVEAALSFCEENDDPQALGGPWDQAVQEHTVKQETLPKSLIPGPKDTDTIMNIMELADIKAEPSEPEVEPAQSDGAPLTSLSTFQLEPPEEELSEASVKEPVKEEETSDHQVKTEETECETSHSDTFLNEEERGIPSEESPSLTEPVKSEPPAANHNKDSQGEEDEEEEDVTSEVGSPEEPKEEEAGEEYLSEMDNEPPISESDDGFSIHNAQLQSHTLADSIPSSPASSQFSVCSEDQEAIQAQKIWKKAIMLVWRAAANHRYANVFLQPVTDDIAPGYHSIVQRPMDLSTIKKNIETGLIRSTAEFQRDIMLMFQNAVMYNSSDHDVYHMAVEMQRDVLEQIQQFLATQLIMQTSESGISAKSLRGRDSTRKQDASEKDGGTRGRRCAIEADMKMKK, via the exons GGTTTCTGTGAGTCGTGCTATCAAACCTTTTGCAGAACCCGGTCGTCCACCTGATTGGTTCTCTCAAAAA CATTGTGCCTCACAGTATTCTGAGCTTTTGGAAACTACAGAAACTCCAAA ACGAAAAAGAGGCGAACGAGGAGAAGTTGTAGAGACAGTTGAAGATGTGATTGTGCGTAAACTTACAGCCGAAAGAATTGAGGAACTGAAGAAATTAATTAAAGAAACACAAGAAAAGTATAG aaaatTGAAGAAGGAAGCAGAACTGATTCAGAGTGGCCACATGGACAGCAAATTGGAGGAACTGTGGAACGATATTGTGGC CAAGaagaaacaggaagaggaggaagccgagatgAAAAAGAAGGCAACAGATGCTGCTTATCAAG CACGGCAGGCAGCTAAGAATATTCCTCGCAGAAGTTCAAGCACAATAGGACGCTCATCTGTTGGATCTTCATCTCCAGGTGCAGAGTTTGGTTTAGGAGACCTGACACCGAATAGCACCGAGGAGGGAAACATGGGG GTAAGTGTGGGGTCTTTACCAAACACCCCAGTCTCCTCCTTCATTGGCATTCCTGACACCCCTCCTCCTCCAACCCCTTTGGAGTCCCCATTGACCCCTGTGATGGACGACTCTCCCCAGAAAAAGATGGTGGGACAGAAAGCAACTCCACCCCCCTCCCCGCTGTTATCGGAGCTCCTGAAGAAAGGAAGTGTGTTGCCCACAAGTCCCCGTCTG atcaGTGAGAGTGACATGACTTTAGGAACTAATAACATTACCGGCTCTAGTGTCTTAATGGATGTTGGGTTACTTCCAAGTCTTCATGGAGGTGAGCTGCACCCTATTGCAGGCACAATTCCAGCGTCTCCGGCAGCATCAG GTGCTCCTACTCTGTCACGGCTTCTAGAAGCTGGTCCTGCACACTTTACTGCACCTCTTGCTTCCTTCTCTGCTGCTACAAGTGAATTGCCATCTAAATCTTTGCTGACCCCAGTAGAGTCCCAGGCTACCATTATTATGATGTCAGCACTTCCAATGACTGCAGCTGTCCCAG GGACCCAGCAGGAGGACAGTGAAAATGCTTCTGATCCACACACAGTTACCGTGTCCATGGACAGTAGTGACATCTCCATGATCATAGATTCTATCAACAAGGAATGTCTGGGAACTGGAGATAGTAGTGCACAATCAAAGGATGAGTCTTCAGACAGCAAGGGAGACCTGGATCTAGCAGAGAAAATGGACATTGCTGTATCTTACACTGGAGAGGAGTTAGACTTTGAAACTGTTGGAGATATCATTGCAATAATCGAAGACAAG GTTGATGACCATCCTGAAGTGCTGGATGTAGCTGCAGTTGAGGCTGCCCTTTCTTTTTGTGAAGAGAATGATGACCCCCAAGCCCTTGGTGGGCCCTGGGATCAAGCTGTTCAGGAACACACAGTGAAACAAGAGACACTTCCAAAGTCTCTCATTCCGGGGCCCAAGGATACAGATACAATAATGAATATCATGGAGTTGGCTGATATAAAAGCAGAACCTTCTGAACCAGAGGTGGAACCTGCCCAGTCAGATGGGGCCCCCCTGACATCTCTCTCAACCTTTCAGCTTGAACCCCCTGAAGAAGAGTTAAGTGAAGCTAGTGTAAAAGAACCAGTCAAAGAAGAGGAAACAAGTGATCACCAAGTGAAAACTGAG GAAACAGAATGTGAGACTTCTCACAGTGACACATTTCTTAATGAAGAAGAAAGAGGGATACCATCAGAGGAGAGTCCATCATTAACTG AGCCAGTGAAATCCGAGCCTCCAGCTGCCAATCATAACAAG GACTCTCAAggagaggaagatgaggaagaggaggatgtcACAAGTGAGGTTGGTAGTCCTGAAGAGCCCAAAGAAGAAGAAGCCGGGGAGGAATATCTATCTGAAATGGATAATGAACCTCCAATCAGTGAGAGTGATGACGGATTCAGTATTCATAATGCTCAGCTTCAGTCCCACACACTGGCAGATTCTATTCCCAGCAGTCCAGCATCCTCCCAATT TTCGGTCTGCAGTGAAGATCAGGAGGCCATACAAGCCcagaaaatctggaaaaaagcTATTATGTTGGTTTGGAGagcagcagccaatcacag GTATGCCAATGTCTTTCTTCAGCCTGTGACAGATGACATTGCTCCTGGTTATCATAGTATTGTGCAGAG acCTATGGACCTATCCACTATAAAGAAGAACATTGAGACTGGTCTAATTCGAAGTACAGCGGAATTCCAGAGGGACATCATGCTTATGTTCCAGAATGCTGTAATGTATAATAGTTCTGATCATGATGTCTACCACATGGCTGTAGAGATGCAGCGTGATGTGCTGGAACAAATCCAG CAATTCCTAGCCACACAGCTGATTATGCAGACATCTGAATCAGGAATCAGTGCAAAAAGTCTAAGGGGCCGAGATTCCACACGCAAGCAAGATGCCTCTGAAAAG GATGGAGGCACGCGAGGCCGCCGGTGTGCAATCGAAGCCGATATGAAGATGAAAAAATGA
- the BRD8 gene encoding bromodomain-containing protein 8 isoform X5, producing the protein MATGTGKHKLLNIGPTEPWSIREKLCLASSVMRSGDQNWVSVSRAIKPFAEPGRPPDWFSQKHCASQYSELLETTETPKRKRGERGEVVETVEDVIVRKLTAERIEELKKLIKETQEKYRKLKKEAELIQSGHMDSKLEELWNDIVAKKKQEEEEAEMKKKATDAAYQARQAAKNIPRRSSSTIGRSSVGSSSPGAEFGLGDLTPNSTEEGNMGISESDMTLGTNNITGSSVLMDVGLLPSLHGGELHPIAGTIPASPAASGAPTLSRLLEAGPAHFTAPLASFSAATSELPSKSLLTPVESQATIIMMSALPMTAAVPGTQQEDSENASDPHTVTVSMDSSDISMIIDSINKECLGTGDSSAQSKDESSDSKGDLDLAEKMDIAVSYTGEELDFETVGDIIAIIEDKVDDHPEVLDVAAVEAALSFCEENDDPQALGGPWDQAVQEHTVKQETLPKSLIPGPKDTDTIMNIMELADIKAEPSEPEVEPAQSDGAPLTSLSTFQLEPPEEELSEASVKEPVKEEETSDHQVKTEETECETSHSDTFLNEEERGIPSEESPSLTEPVKSEPPAANHNKDSQGEEDEEEEDVTSEVGSPEEPKEEEAGEEYLSEMDNEPPISESDDGFSIHNAQLQSHTLADSIPSSPASSQFSVCSEDQEAIQAQKIWKKAIMLVWRAAANHRYANVFLQPVTDDIAPGYHSIVQRPMDLSTIKKNIETGLIRSTAEFQRDIMLMFQNAVMYNSSDHDVYHMAVEMQRDVLEQIQQFLATQLIMQTSESGISAKSLRGRDSTRKQDASEKDSVPMGSPAFLLSLFDGGTRGRRCAIEADMKMKK; encoded by the exons GGTTTCTGTGAGTCGTGCTATCAAACCTTTTGCAGAACCCGGTCGTCCACCTGATTGGTTCTCTCAAAAA CATTGTGCCTCACAGTATTCTGAGCTTTTGGAAACTACAGAAACTCCAAA ACGAAAAAGAGGCGAACGAGGAGAAGTTGTAGAGACAGTTGAAGATGTGATTGTGCGTAAACTTACAGCCGAAAGAATTGAGGAACTGAAGAAATTAATTAAAGAAACACAAGAAAAGTATAG aaaatTGAAGAAGGAAGCAGAACTGATTCAGAGTGGCCACATGGACAGCAAATTGGAGGAACTGTGGAACGATATTGTGGC CAAGaagaaacaggaagaggaggaagccgagatgAAAAAGAAGGCAACAGATGCTGCTTATCAAG CACGGCAGGCAGCTAAGAATATTCCTCGCAGAAGTTCAAGCACAATAGGACGCTCATCTGTTGGATCTTCATCTCCAGGTGCAGAGTTTGGTTTAGGAGACCTGACACCGAATAGCACCGAGGAGGGAAACATGGGG atcaGTGAGAGTGACATGACTTTAGGAACTAATAACATTACCGGCTCTAGTGTCTTAATGGATGTTGGGTTACTTCCAAGTCTTCATGGAGGTGAGCTGCACCCTATTGCAGGCACAATTCCAGCGTCTCCGGCAGCATCAG GTGCTCCTACTCTGTCACGGCTTCTAGAAGCTGGTCCTGCACACTTTACTGCACCTCTTGCTTCCTTCTCTGCTGCTACAAGTGAATTGCCATCTAAATCTTTGCTGACCCCAGTAGAGTCCCAGGCTACCATTATTATGATGTCAGCACTTCCAATGACTGCAGCTGTCCCAG GGACCCAGCAGGAGGACAGTGAAAATGCTTCTGATCCACACACAGTTACCGTGTCCATGGACAGTAGTGACATCTCCATGATCATAGATTCTATCAACAAGGAATGTCTGGGAACTGGAGATAGTAGTGCACAATCAAAGGATGAGTCTTCAGACAGCAAGGGAGACCTGGATCTAGCAGAGAAAATGGACATTGCTGTATCTTACACTGGAGAGGAGTTAGACTTTGAAACTGTTGGAGATATCATTGCAATAATCGAAGACAAG GTTGATGACCATCCTGAAGTGCTGGATGTAGCTGCAGTTGAGGCTGCCCTTTCTTTTTGTGAAGAGAATGATGACCCCCAAGCCCTTGGTGGGCCCTGGGATCAAGCTGTTCAGGAACACACAGTGAAACAAGAGACACTTCCAAAGTCTCTCATTCCGGGGCCCAAGGATACAGATACAATAATGAATATCATGGAGTTGGCTGATATAAAAGCAGAACCTTCTGAACCAGAGGTGGAACCTGCCCAGTCAGATGGGGCCCCCCTGACATCTCTCTCAACCTTTCAGCTTGAACCCCCTGAAGAAGAGTTAAGTGAAGCTAGTGTAAAAGAACCAGTCAAAGAAGAGGAAACAAGTGATCACCAAGTGAAAACTGAG GAAACAGAATGTGAGACTTCTCACAGTGACACATTTCTTAATGAAGAAGAAAGAGGGATACCATCAGAGGAGAGTCCATCATTAACTG AGCCAGTGAAATCCGAGCCTCCAGCTGCCAATCATAACAAG GACTCTCAAggagaggaagatgaggaagaggaggatgtcACAAGTGAGGTTGGTAGTCCTGAAGAGCCCAAAGAAGAAGAAGCCGGGGAGGAATATCTATCTGAAATGGATAATGAACCTCCAATCAGTGAGAGTGATGACGGATTCAGTATTCATAATGCTCAGCTTCAGTCCCACACACTGGCAGATTCTATTCCCAGCAGTCCAGCATCCTCCCAATT TTCGGTCTGCAGTGAAGATCAGGAGGCCATACAAGCCcagaaaatctggaaaaaagcTATTATGTTGGTTTGGAGagcagcagccaatcacag GTATGCCAATGTCTTTCTTCAGCCTGTGACAGATGACATTGCTCCTGGTTATCATAGTATTGTGCAGAG acCTATGGACCTATCCACTATAAAGAAGAACATTGAGACTGGTCTAATTCGAAGTACAGCGGAATTCCAGAGGGACATCATGCTTATGTTCCAGAATGCTGTAATGTATAATAGTTCTGATCATGATGTCTACCACATGGCTGTAGAGATGCAGCGTGATGTGCTGGAACAAATCCAG CAATTCCTAGCCACACAGCTGATTATGCAGACATCTGAATCAGGAATCAGTGCAAAAAGTCTAAGGGGCCGAGATTCCACACGCAAGCAAGATGCCTCTGAAAAG GACAGTGTCCCCATGGGCTCTCCTGCCTTCCTTCTCTCTCTCTTT GATGGAGGCACGCGAGGCCGCCGGTGTGCAATCGAAGCCGATATGAAGATGAAAAAATGA
- the BRD8 gene encoding bromodomain-containing protein 8 isoform X1 has protein sequence MATGTGKHKLLNIGPTEPWSIREKLCLASSVMRSGDQNWVSVSRAIKPFAEPGRPPDWFSQKHCASQYSELLETTETPKRKRGERGEVVETVEDVIVRKLTAERIEELKKLIKETQEKYRKLKKEAELIQSGHMDSKLEELWNDIVAKKKQEEEEAEMKKKATDAAYQARQAAKNIPRRSSSTIGRSSVGSSSPGAEFGLGDLTPNSTEEGNMGVSVGSLPNTPVSSFIGIPDTPPPPTPLESPLTPVMDDSPQKKMVGQKATPPPSPLLSELLKKGSVLPTSPRLISESDMTLGTNNITGSSVLMDVGLLPSLHGGELHPIAGTIPASPAASGAPTLSRLLEAGPAHFTAPLASFSAATSELPSKSLLTPVESQATIIMMSALPMTAAVPGTQQEDSENASDPHTVTVSMDSSDISMIIDSINKECLGTGDSSAQSKDESSDSKGDLDLAEKMDIAVSYTGEELDFETVGDIIAIIEDKVDDHPEVLDVAAVEAALSFCEENDDPQALGGPWDQAVQEHTVKQETLPKSLIPGPKDTDTIMNIMELADIKAEPSEPEVEPAQSDGAPLTSLSTFQLEPPEEELSEASVKEPVKEEETSDHQVKTEETECETSHSDTFLNEEERGIPSEESPSLTEPVKSEPPAANHNKDSQGEEDEEEEDVTSEVGSPEEPKEEEAGEEYLSEMDNEPPISESDDGFSIHNAQLQSHTLADSIPSSPASSQFSVCSEDQEAIQAQKIWKKAIMLVWRAAANHRYANVFLQPVTDDIAPGYHSIVQRPMDLSTIKKNIETGLIRSTAEFQRDIMLMFQNAVMYNSSDHDVYHMAVEMQRDVLEQIQQFLATQLIMQTSESGISAKSLRGRDSTRKQDASEKDSVPMGSPAFLLSLFDGGTRGRRCAIEADMKMKK, from the exons GGTTTCTGTGAGTCGTGCTATCAAACCTTTTGCAGAACCCGGTCGTCCACCTGATTGGTTCTCTCAAAAA CATTGTGCCTCACAGTATTCTGAGCTTTTGGAAACTACAGAAACTCCAAA ACGAAAAAGAGGCGAACGAGGAGAAGTTGTAGAGACAGTTGAAGATGTGATTGTGCGTAAACTTACAGCCGAAAGAATTGAGGAACTGAAGAAATTAATTAAAGAAACACAAGAAAAGTATAG aaaatTGAAGAAGGAAGCAGAACTGATTCAGAGTGGCCACATGGACAGCAAATTGGAGGAACTGTGGAACGATATTGTGGC CAAGaagaaacaggaagaggaggaagccgagatgAAAAAGAAGGCAACAGATGCTGCTTATCAAG CACGGCAGGCAGCTAAGAATATTCCTCGCAGAAGTTCAAGCACAATAGGACGCTCATCTGTTGGATCTTCATCTCCAGGTGCAGAGTTTGGTTTAGGAGACCTGACACCGAATAGCACCGAGGAGGGAAACATGGGG GTAAGTGTGGGGTCTTTACCAAACACCCCAGTCTCCTCCTTCATTGGCATTCCTGACACCCCTCCTCCTCCAACCCCTTTGGAGTCCCCATTGACCCCTGTGATGGACGACTCTCCCCAGAAAAAGATGGTGGGACAGAAAGCAACTCCACCCCCCTCCCCGCTGTTATCGGAGCTCCTGAAGAAAGGAAGTGTGTTGCCCACAAGTCCCCGTCTG atcaGTGAGAGTGACATGACTTTAGGAACTAATAACATTACCGGCTCTAGTGTCTTAATGGATGTTGGGTTACTTCCAAGTCTTCATGGAGGTGAGCTGCACCCTATTGCAGGCACAATTCCAGCGTCTCCGGCAGCATCAG GTGCTCCTACTCTGTCACGGCTTCTAGAAGCTGGTCCTGCACACTTTACTGCACCTCTTGCTTCCTTCTCTGCTGCTACAAGTGAATTGCCATCTAAATCTTTGCTGACCCCAGTAGAGTCCCAGGCTACCATTATTATGATGTCAGCACTTCCAATGACTGCAGCTGTCCCAG GGACCCAGCAGGAGGACAGTGAAAATGCTTCTGATCCACACACAGTTACCGTGTCCATGGACAGTAGTGACATCTCCATGATCATAGATTCTATCAACAAGGAATGTCTGGGAACTGGAGATAGTAGTGCACAATCAAAGGATGAGTCTTCAGACAGCAAGGGAGACCTGGATCTAGCAGAGAAAATGGACATTGCTGTATCTTACACTGGAGAGGAGTTAGACTTTGAAACTGTTGGAGATATCATTGCAATAATCGAAGACAAG GTTGATGACCATCCTGAAGTGCTGGATGTAGCTGCAGTTGAGGCTGCCCTTTCTTTTTGTGAAGAGAATGATGACCCCCAAGCCCTTGGTGGGCCCTGGGATCAAGCTGTTCAGGAACACACAGTGAAACAAGAGACACTTCCAAAGTCTCTCATTCCGGGGCCCAAGGATACAGATACAATAATGAATATCATGGAGTTGGCTGATATAAAAGCAGAACCTTCTGAACCAGAGGTGGAACCTGCCCAGTCAGATGGGGCCCCCCTGACATCTCTCTCAACCTTTCAGCTTGAACCCCCTGAAGAAGAGTTAAGTGAAGCTAGTGTAAAAGAACCAGTCAAAGAAGAGGAAACAAGTGATCACCAAGTGAAAACTGAG GAAACAGAATGTGAGACTTCTCACAGTGACACATTTCTTAATGAAGAAGAAAGAGGGATACCATCAGAGGAGAGTCCATCATTAACTG AGCCAGTGAAATCCGAGCCTCCAGCTGCCAATCATAACAAG GACTCTCAAggagaggaagatgaggaagaggaggatgtcACAAGTGAGGTTGGTAGTCCTGAAGAGCCCAAAGAAGAAGAAGCCGGGGAGGAATATCTATCTGAAATGGATAATGAACCTCCAATCAGTGAGAGTGATGACGGATTCAGTATTCATAATGCTCAGCTTCAGTCCCACACACTGGCAGATTCTATTCCCAGCAGTCCAGCATCCTCCCAATT TTCGGTCTGCAGTGAAGATCAGGAGGCCATACAAGCCcagaaaatctggaaaaaagcTATTATGTTGGTTTGGAGagcagcagccaatcacag GTATGCCAATGTCTTTCTTCAGCCTGTGACAGATGACATTGCTCCTGGTTATCATAGTATTGTGCAGAG acCTATGGACCTATCCACTATAAAGAAGAACATTGAGACTGGTCTAATTCGAAGTACAGCGGAATTCCAGAGGGACATCATGCTTATGTTCCAGAATGCTGTAATGTATAATAGTTCTGATCATGATGTCTACCACATGGCTGTAGAGATGCAGCGTGATGTGCTGGAACAAATCCAG CAATTCCTAGCCACACAGCTGATTATGCAGACATCTGAATCAGGAATCAGTGCAAAAAGTCTAAGGGGCCGAGATTCCACACGCAAGCAAGATGCCTCTGAAAAG GACAGTGTCCCCATGGGCTCTCCTGCCTTCCTTCTCTCTCTCTTT GATGGAGGCACGCGAGGCCGCCGGTGTGCAATCGAAGCCGATATGAAGATGAAAAAATGA
- the BRD8 gene encoding bromodomain-containing protein 8 isoform X3 translates to MDCSPSSDPSSKRVSVSRAIKPFAEPGRPPDWFSQKHCASQYSELLETTETPKRKRGERGEVVETVEDVIVRKLTAERIEELKKLIKETQEKYRKLKKEAELIQSGHMDSKLEELWNDIVAKKKQEEEEAEMKKKATDAAYQARQAAKNIPRRSSSTIGRSSVGSSSPGAEFGLGDLTPNSTEEGNMGVSVGSLPNTPVSSFIGIPDTPPPPTPLESPLTPVMDDSPQKKMVGQKATPPPSPLLSELLKKGSVLPTSPRLISESDMTLGTNNITGSSVLMDVGLLPSLHGGELHPIAGTIPASPAASGAPTLSRLLEAGPAHFTAPLASFSAATSELPSKSLLTPVESQATIIMMSALPMTAAVPGTQQEDSENASDPHTVTVSMDSSDISMIIDSINKECLGTGDSSAQSKDESSDSKGDLDLAEKMDIAVSYTGEELDFETVGDIIAIIEDKVDDHPEVLDVAAVEAALSFCEENDDPQALGGPWDQAVQEHTVKQETLPKSLIPGPKDTDTIMNIMELADIKAEPSEPEVEPAQSDGAPLTSLSTFQLEPPEEELSEASVKEPVKEEETSDHQVKTEETECETSHSDTFLNEEERGIPSEESPSLTEPVKSEPPAANHNKDSQGEEDEEEEDVTSEVGSPEEPKEEEAGEEYLSEMDNEPPISESDDGFSIHNAQLQSHTLADSIPSSPASSQFSVCSEDQEAIQAQKIWKKAIMLVWRAAANHRYANVFLQPVTDDIAPGYHSIVQRPMDLSTIKKNIETGLIRSTAEFQRDIMLMFQNAVMYNSSDHDVYHMAVEMQRDVLEQIQQFLATQLIMQTSESGISAKSLRGRDSTRKQDASEKDSVPMGSPAFLLSLFDGGTRGRRCAIEADMKMKK, encoded by the exons GGTTTCTGTGAGTCGTGCTATCAAACCTTTTGCAGAACCCGGTCGTCCACCTGATTGGTTCTCTCAAAAA CATTGTGCCTCACAGTATTCTGAGCTTTTGGAAACTACAGAAACTCCAAA ACGAAAAAGAGGCGAACGAGGAGAAGTTGTAGAGACAGTTGAAGATGTGATTGTGCGTAAACTTACAGCCGAAAGAATTGAGGAACTGAAGAAATTAATTAAAGAAACACAAGAAAAGTATAG aaaatTGAAGAAGGAAGCAGAACTGATTCAGAGTGGCCACATGGACAGCAAATTGGAGGAACTGTGGAACGATATTGTGGC CAAGaagaaacaggaagaggaggaagccgagatgAAAAAGAAGGCAACAGATGCTGCTTATCAAG CACGGCAGGCAGCTAAGAATATTCCTCGCAGAAGTTCAAGCACAATAGGACGCTCATCTGTTGGATCTTCATCTCCAGGTGCAGAGTTTGGTTTAGGAGACCTGACACCGAATAGCACCGAGGAGGGAAACATGGGG GTAAGTGTGGGGTCTTTACCAAACACCCCAGTCTCCTCCTTCATTGGCATTCCTGACACCCCTCCTCCTCCAACCCCTTTGGAGTCCCCATTGACCCCTGTGATGGACGACTCTCCCCAGAAAAAGATGGTGGGACAGAAAGCAACTCCACCCCCCTCCCCGCTGTTATCGGAGCTCCTGAAGAAAGGAAGTGTGTTGCCCACAAGTCCCCGTCTG atcaGTGAGAGTGACATGACTTTAGGAACTAATAACATTACCGGCTCTAGTGTCTTAATGGATGTTGGGTTACTTCCAAGTCTTCATGGAGGTGAGCTGCACCCTATTGCAGGCACAATTCCAGCGTCTCCGGCAGCATCAG GTGCTCCTACTCTGTCACGGCTTCTAGAAGCTGGTCCTGCACACTTTACTGCACCTCTTGCTTCCTTCTCTGCTGCTACAAGTGAATTGCCATCTAAATCTTTGCTGACCCCAGTAGAGTCCCAGGCTACCATTATTATGATGTCAGCACTTCCAATGACTGCAGCTGTCCCAG GGACCCAGCAGGAGGACAGTGAAAATGCTTCTGATCCACACACAGTTACCGTGTCCATGGACAGTAGTGACATCTCCATGATCATAGATTCTATCAACAAGGAATGTCTGGGAACTGGAGATAGTAGTGCACAATCAAAGGATGAGTCTTCAGACAGCAAGGGAGACCTGGATCTAGCAGAGAAAATGGACATTGCTGTATCTTACACTGGAGAGGAGTTAGACTTTGAAACTGTTGGAGATATCATTGCAATAATCGAAGACAAG GTTGATGACCATCCTGAAGTGCTGGATGTAGCTGCAGTTGAGGCTGCCCTTTCTTTTTGTGAAGAGAATGATGACCCCCAAGCCCTTGGTGGGCCCTGGGATCAAGCTGTTCAGGAACACACAGTGAAACAAGAGACACTTCCAAAGTCTCTCATTCCGGGGCCCAAGGATACAGATACAATAATGAATATCATGGAGTTGGCTGATATAAAAGCAGAACCTTCTGAACCAGAGGTGGAACCTGCCCAGTCAGATGGGGCCCCCCTGACATCTCTCTCAACCTTTCAGCTTGAACCCCCTGAAGAAGAGTTAAGTGAAGCTAGTGTAAAAGAACCAGTCAAAGAAGAGGAAACAAGTGATCACCAAGTGAAAACTGAG GAAACAGAATGTGAGACTTCTCACAGTGACACATTTCTTAATGAAGAAGAAAGAGGGATACCATCAGAGGAGAGTCCATCATTAACTG AGCCAGTGAAATCCGAGCCTCCAGCTGCCAATCATAACAAG GACTCTCAAggagaggaagatgaggaagaggaggatgtcACAAGTGAGGTTGGTAGTCCTGAAGAGCCCAAAGAAGAAGAAGCCGGGGAGGAATATCTATCTGAAATGGATAATGAACCTCCAATCAGTGAGAGTGATGACGGATTCAGTATTCATAATGCTCAGCTTCAGTCCCACACACTGGCAGATTCTATTCCCAGCAGTCCAGCATCCTCCCAATT TTCGGTCTGCAGTGAAGATCAGGAGGCCATACAAGCCcagaaaatctggaaaaaagcTATTATGTTGGTTTGGAGagcagcagccaatcacag GTATGCCAATGTCTTTCTTCAGCCTGTGACAGATGACATTGCTCCTGGTTATCATAGTATTGTGCAGAG acCTATGGACCTATCCACTATAAAGAAGAACATTGAGACTGGTCTAATTCGAAGTACAGCGGAATTCCAGAGGGACATCATGCTTATGTTCCAGAATGCTGTAATGTATAATAGTTCTGATCATGATGTCTACCACATGGCTGTAGAGATGCAGCGTGATGTGCTGGAACAAATCCAG CAATTCCTAGCCACACAGCTGATTATGCAGACATCTGAATCAGGAATCAGTGCAAAAAGTCTAAGGGGCCGAGATTCCACACGCAAGCAAGATGCCTCTGAAAAG GACAGTGTCCCCATGGGCTCTCCTGCCTTCCTTCTCTCTCTCTTT GATGGAGGCACGCGAGGCCGCCGGTGTGCAATCGAAGCCGATATGAAGATGAAAAAATGA